A part of Terriglobus roseus genomic DNA contains:
- a CDS encoding HD domain-containing protein has protein sequence MTSAESARLAYQGRMAALKAAFADRAESGVGLIRSRASAADDLVSALWQLHSHEIGAGIAAFAVGGYGRQELFPASDLDLLFVVADAAKEKASKPIIRQINQQLWDSGIRVSATTRALAECDKYDPENAEFTLSLLDARFIAGDKTLSAKLLDDCIPKMLEREHRNLSQRLLELTQERHARYGNTLFHLEPNIKECPGGLRDANVCGWLAKLTNTAPSSSLEFREAFAFLTSIRCFLHIRSNRDSNALDWKTQDAAAAEGVGVPNGPPRDAAHWMQLYFRHARVIARQLEQQTDAMPRARSILKQTRDFLTRRPVTDNLGMRVERGRIVLDEATPGYDPATDSDVMMRAFQSVAETGTRLSSTAEQRLEEALPLLSAQLDEGTALWHKLRLIFLGEHAGLALRSMHALGILELLIPEFHGIDALVIRDAYHRYTVDEHTFVLIDTLHGLPTPEQSPMAEWKKRFAVILRDLQHQDLLYLASLLHDTGKGRSTGEHATESMRLAQSVVTRLEMDEFESGLVLGLIQNHLDMSSALRRDIFDAETIRTFAEKVQTPEELRMITLFTYADIQAVHPDALTPWKAENLWRLYIATSNFLDRNIDDERFDSRVSSELVRRITQLLPGESREVLQFVEGFPQRYLRTRSPEQIRTHYTMSKRLAEDAVQLDFHWTPAHSDITLVTPDRQLLFARIAGVLAAWGMNIITADAFSNAHGIVVDSFRFTDSFRTLEMNPGERDHLIRDLHDAIADPAVAAKMIANRKRSRRRTPLVEVKTSVEFDTESSTHSTILQVVAQDLPGLLYAISTTLGEARCSIEVAVIDTEGDTAIDVFYLTHEDAPLEGDELPALKQKLLTAIEANAS, from the coding sequence ATGACCAGCGCAGAGTCCGCACGCCTCGCCTATCAGGGACGCATGGCAGCGCTGAAGGCTGCCTTCGCCGACCGCGCCGAATCCGGCGTTGGATTGATACGCTCACGCGCTTCTGCCGCTGACGACTTGGTCAGCGCTCTCTGGCAACTACACTCCCACGAAATTGGCGCAGGCATTGCGGCCTTCGCAGTGGGCGGCTACGGGCGTCAGGAACTCTTCCCTGCCTCAGACCTCGATTTGCTATTTGTGGTCGCGGATGCAGCCAAGGAAAAGGCCTCAAAGCCCATCATTCGCCAGATCAATCAGCAGCTATGGGACAGTGGCATCCGCGTCTCCGCTACCACGCGCGCCCTCGCCGAATGCGACAAATACGATCCCGAGAACGCTGAGTTCACGCTCTCTCTGCTCGATGCGCGCTTCATTGCCGGCGACAAAACTCTCTCAGCAAAGCTGCTGGACGACTGCATTCCGAAGATGCTGGAACGAGAACACCGCAACCTGTCGCAGCGGCTTCTCGAACTCACACAGGAACGTCACGCACGTTACGGCAATACTCTCTTCCACCTGGAACCCAATATCAAGGAGTGCCCCGGTGGTCTACGTGATGCCAATGTCTGCGGTTGGTTAGCCAAACTAACCAACACAGCGCCGTCATCCTCGCTCGAATTCCGCGAGGCCTTTGCCTTCCTCACATCGATCCGTTGTTTTCTGCACATCCGCTCCAACCGTGACAGCAATGCGCTGGACTGGAAGACACAGGACGCAGCAGCAGCCGAAGGTGTCGGCGTGCCTAATGGACCACCGCGTGACGCAGCACACTGGATGCAGCTCTATTTTCGCCATGCGCGTGTCATCGCGCGGCAGCTGGAACAACAGACAGACGCCATGCCCCGCGCCCGTTCCATCCTGAAACAGACGCGTGACTTTCTTACCCGCCGCCCTGTCACAGACAACCTGGGCATGCGCGTGGAACGTGGGCGGATTGTGCTGGACGAAGCTACTCCTGGCTACGATCCTGCGACAGACTCCGATGTGATGATGCGGGCTTTCCAGTCCGTTGCGGAGACTGGCACACGTCTCAGTAGCACCGCTGAGCAGCGCCTGGAAGAAGCGTTGCCCTTGCTCTCTGCACAGCTCGACGAAGGTACAGCCCTCTGGCACAAACTACGTCTCATCTTCCTGGGCGAACATGCAGGACTCGCGCTGCGATCCATGCATGCTCTCGGCATCCTCGAGCTGCTTATCCCGGAGTTCCACGGCATCGACGCGCTCGTCATTCGCGATGCCTACCATCGCTACACAGTTGACGAACACACCTTCGTCCTCATCGACACGCTGCATGGTTTGCCTACGCCAGAACAGTCGCCCATGGCCGAGTGGAAGAAGCGCTTCGCCGTCATCCTGCGCGACCTGCAACATCAGGACCTGCTCTACCTTGCATCGCTGTTGCATGACACGGGCAAGGGACGCTCCACGGGCGAACACGCGACGGAAAGTATGCGTCTCGCACAAAGCGTAGTCACACGCCTTGAAATGGATGAGTTTGAATCCGGACTCGTACTCGGTCTCATTCAGAACCATCTCGATATGTCGTCTGCGCTACGTCGCGACATCTTCGACGCGGAGACCATTCGCACATTCGCGGAAAAAGTTCAGACTCCTGAAGAGCTGCGCATGATCACTCTCTTCACCTACGCAGACATTCAGGCCGTTCATCCCGATGCGCTCACACCATGGAAGGCCGAAAACCTGTGGCGGCTCTACATTGCCACGTCCAACTTCCTTGATCGCAACATTGACGATGAGCGCTTCGACTCGCGTGTATCCAGCGAGCTTGTCCGTCGCATTACGCAACTGCTTCCCGGTGAGAGCCGTGAAGTCCTGCAATTCGTCGAAGGCTTCCCGCAGCGCTATCTGCGCACGCGCAGCCCAGAACAGATCCGCACGCACTACACCATGAGCAAACGCCTCGCGGAAGACGCCGTACAACTCGACTTCCATTGGACACCCGCACACAGCGACATCACGCTCGTTACGCCCGACCGTCAGTTGCTCTTCGCGCGCATCGCTGGGGTGCTTGCCGCATGGGGCATGAACATCATCACGGCTGACGCGTTCTCCAACGCGCACGGCATTGTCGTGGACAGCTTCCGCTTTACCGATAGCTTCCGCACACTTGAGATGAACCCCGGCGAACGCGATCACCTCATCCGCGATCTACACGACGCCATCGCGGATCCCGCTGTCGCAGCGAAGATGATTGCCAATCGCAAGCGTTCGCGTCGCCGCACGCCGCTGGTAGAGGTAAAAACCTCCGTCGAGTTCGACACAGAATCCTCCACACACTCAACGATTCTGCAGGTCGTCGCGCAGGACCTTCCCGGCTTGCTCTATGCCATCAGCACTACGCTTGGCGAAGCGCGCTGCAGCATCGAAGTGGCCGTCATTGATACGGAAGGCGACACCGCGATCGACGTCTTCTACCTCACGCATGAAGACGCTCCGCTCGAGGGCGACGAACTTCCCGCGCTCAAACAGAAGCTGCTTACAGCCATCGAAGCCAACGCCTCCTAA
- a CDS encoding Gfo/Idh/MocA family protein — MSESLPPIDSSRRDFLRLGTATTVGLALAAQMHAAPVTNAQTMINVPFAKSNARIAIVGLGGRGTSLLKNLVATDAQIVALCDIVESKVRAAQQIASKAGKGTPEIFYGNDHSFEKLMKRTDIDLVIVSTSWAWHAPISIAAMESGKHAAMEVPGVTTIEDCWKVIDTSERTRRHCMILENCCYGYNETLILRMAHAGALGELLYGEGAYLHDLREILFANEGEGLWRREDHTKRDGNLYPTHGLGPIANCMQVQRGDRFHHLVSMSTMQRGLEIYRKEHIPANDPKWKEKYVCGDMNVSMIKTEKGRTITVKHDVVNPRPYSRVNMLTGTKGLFEDYPPRIYVEGQKGGEAYGTLDAWKQYEHPLWSKEGDAARKSGGHGGMDYIMLYRLVQCLKQGLAPDMDVYDCAAWGCIYPLSVQSVARGSAPVDVPDFTRGKWQVRTASQIATSV; from the coding sequence ATGTCAGAGTCTTTGCCCCCCATCGATAGCTCGCGCCGTGACTTCCTGCGGCTCGGCACCGCCACCACGGTGGGTCTTGCCCTTGCTGCACAGATGCACGCTGCGCCGGTTACCAATGCGCAAACAATGATCAACGTCCCGTTTGCAAAGAGCAATGCGCGTATTGCCATTGTTGGTCTTGGAGGTCGTGGCACATCGCTACTGAAGAACCTGGTCGCTACGGATGCACAGATCGTTGCGCTTTGCGACATCGTGGAAAGCAAGGTCCGCGCCGCGCAGCAGATTGCCAGCAAGGCCGGCAAAGGCACACCGGAAATCTTTTACGGCAATGACCACAGCTTCGAAAAGCTGATGAAGCGTACGGATATTGATCTGGTCATCGTCTCCACATCATGGGCCTGGCACGCACCCATCAGCATCGCCGCCATGGAAAGCGGCAAGCACGCTGCCATGGAAGTTCCCGGCGTCACCACGATTGAAGACTGCTGGAAGGTTATCGACACTTCCGAGCGCACGCGCCGCCACTGCATGATTCTTGAGAATTGCTGTTATGGCTACAACGAAACACTCATCCTGCGCATGGCCCACGCAGGCGCGCTGGGCGAGCTGCTCTACGGCGAAGGTGCATACCTCCACGATCTCCGCGAAATTCTCTTCGCGAATGAAGGTGAAGGCTTATGGCGGCGCGAGGACCACACGAAACGCGACGGAAATCTATATCCCACACACGGCCTTGGGCCCATCGCTAACTGCATGCAGGTGCAGCGCGGCGACCGCTTTCACCACCTGGTCAGCATGAGCACCATGCAGCGCGGCCTTGAGATCTATCGCAAGGAACACATCCCCGCGAACGATCCCAAGTGGAAAGAGAAGTATGTCTGCGGCGACATGAACGTTTCCATGATCAAGACGGAAAAAGGTCGCACCATCACCGTGAAACACGATGTGGTAAACCCGCGCCCGTACAGCCGTGTGAACATGCTCACCGGAACCAAAGGCCTCTTCGAAGACTATCCACCGCGCATTTACGTGGAAGGTCAAAAGGGCGGCGAGGCCTACGGCACACTCGACGCATGGAAGCAGTACGAGCATCCGCTGTGGAGCAAGGAAGGCGATGCTGCTCGTAAATCCGGTGGCCACGGCGGCATGGACTACATCATGCTCTACCGCCTGGTGCAATGCCTCAAGCAGGGCCTCGCGCCCGACATGGATGTGTACGATTGCGCAGCATGGGGCTGCATCTATCCGCTTAGCGTGCAGTCCGTCGCACGCGGCAGTGCCCCCGTCGATGTCCCGGATTTCACACGAGGCAAGTGGCAGGTGCGCACCGCCTCGCAAATCGCCACATCCGTCTAG
- a CDS encoding acetamidase/formamidase family protein, protein MTRFLAATAVLFSVASCGMAQSSYTLEAKPDTVAWGYYSGMAKPALTVHSGDTVTMQTLSTCGSRERMERGGVKPEDIPPYTDAIYKEVKDRGPGGHILTGPVAIAEAEPGDVLEVQILKINLDTNFACNGFGLHRGFLPMEFPFSRSRIIPLDRDKMIGHFAPGIDIPLHPFFGSMGVAPSGGKIDSAPPFAHAGNMDNKELVAGTTLYIPVAAKGALFEAGDGHAAQGNGEVDITALETYLTGTFRFVVHKKQTLKWPRAETPDYYITMGFSPDLKEATEHALRDMIDFLVETKGMKPEDAYMLASVAVDLDITQLVDGNVGVHAMCPKKIFTATK, encoded by the coding sequence ATGACGCGTTTTCTTGCTGCTACTGCAGTTCTGTTCAGCGTTGCCAGTTGTGGAATGGCGCAGTCGTCTTACACGCTTGAGGCCAAGCCGGATACTGTGGCGTGGGGCTATTACTCCGGAATGGCGAAGCCCGCACTGACGGTACACAGTGGTGATACCGTCACGATGCAGACGCTCTCCACCTGTGGATCGCGGGAACGCATGGAACGCGGCGGTGTGAAGCCGGAAGATATTCCACCGTATACCGACGCCATCTACAAAGAGGTGAAGGACCGCGGTCCGGGAGGCCATATTCTCACTGGCCCAGTCGCGATTGCTGAGGCTGAGCCGGGAGATGTGCTTGAAGTCCAGATTCTGAAGATCAATCTGGATACGAACTTTGCCTGCAACGGGTTTGGTTTGCACCGCGGTTTTCTCCCCATGGAATTTCCCTTTAGTCGCAGCCGTATCATCCCGCTTGATCGCGACAAGATGATTGGGCACTTTGCGCCGGGCATTGATATTCCGCTTCATCCCTTCTTTGGGAGCATGGGCGTTGCGCCATCGGGTGGGAAGATCGACTCTGCTCCACCTTTTGCGCATGCAGGCAATATGGACAACAAAGAGCTGGTGGCTGGCACCACTCTGTATATCCCTGTTGCGGCTAAGGGCGCGCTGTTTGAAGCCGGAGATGGACACGCCGCACAAGGGAACGGCGAAGTGGACATCACCGCTTTGGAGACCTACCTGACAGGCACCTTCCGATTTGTGGTGCATAAGAAGCAGACGCTGAAATGGCCGCGTGCTGAAACCCCCGACTACTACATCACGATGGGATTTAGCCCCGATCTGAAGGAAGCGACAGAACACGCACTACGTGACATGATCGACTTCCTGGTGGAGACAAAAGGGATGAAGCCCGAGGACGCTTACATGCTTGCGAGCGTGGCTGTCGATCTGGATATCACCCAACTTGTCGACGGAAATGTGGGTGTGCACGCTATGTGTCCGAAGAAAATCTTTACCGCAACCAAATGA
- a CDS encoding beta-N-acetylhexosaminidase produces the protein MKLIAASLLAITCLATPAQSTFINTLMPQPQHITVANGRLLLTDSFRIETGASHNPILQRATERLLQRLEAKTALQLTSGAGTNALHITVDDSTATRPVFGQDESYSLKVEANGIQLHAKTIFGAMYGMETLFQLLQGSGKDFFFPTATIDDAPRFPWRGLMIDPGRHFLSVDTVLRTIDGMAATKLNVLHWHLTEDQGFRIESKRFPKLHQLGSNGQYYTQEQIKQVIAYATDRGIRVLPEFDMPGHTTTWMVAYPELGSRKPGATYTIADSNGVKDPVFDPTKESTYKFLDAYFAEMTALFPDEYMHIGGDENNGKDWGANADIQAYMKAHNIPTTAALQTAFNHRLQTIVTKYHKKMVGWDEILQPDLPPDVIIQNWHGPEFLINAAKQGHQGFLSQPFYLDHMRSAEEVYSYDPIPAGSNLTPAQAKLVLGGEICMWGEQVDDLAIDSRIWPRGAVIAERFWSPATTRDVADMYRRLGPMQLRLDALGLQNISGPQRGLRQLAGPNPVEQQALATFDSVLQPVDFHERYAEQHTGPSTPFGRLVDFTVPDPPMRYEFAAAVNEYLHSADKSRRMIRANQLSHTFLRWREASMAVDRLAQNSPLIAEEVERRRQFRAIAEMGLSAVLTMQANKPAEADWLSAQKQVLTDAAKHTELVDFVILKPLNDLVEATQAP, from the coding sequence ATGAAGCTCATCGCCGCATCGTTACTTGCAATCACATGCCTCGCCACTCCTGCCCAATCCACCTTTATCAACACGCTCATGCCGCAGCCTCAGCACATCACGGTAGCGAATGGCCGTCTCCTACTCACAGACAGCTTCCGCATCGAAACTGGCGCATCGCACAATCCCATCCTGCAACGAGCCACGGAACGCCTGCTGCAGCGTCTGGAAGCAAAGACCGCACTTCAACTCACCTCAGGCGCAGGGACCAACGCACTCCACATCACGGTGGATGACAGTACGGCAACGCGCCCCGTCTTCGGCCAGGACGAAAGCTACTCGCTGAAAGTGGAAGCTAACGGCATCCAGCTCCACGCCAAGACCATCTTCGGTGCGATGTATGGCATGGAAACGCTCTTCCAACTTCTGCAGGGCAGCGGCAAAGACTTCTTCTTTCCCACCGCCACCATCGACGACGCACCGCGCTTTCCATGGCGTGGTCTCATGATCGATCCCGGCCGCCACTTCCTTTCCGTCGACACTGTTCTACGCACCATCGACGGCATGGCCGCGACCAAGCTCAATGTGCTCCACTGGCACCTGACGGAAGATCAGGGCTTCCGCATTGAGAGCAAGCGATTCCCAAAGCTGCATCAGCTCGGTTCTAACGGCCAGTACTACACGCAGGAACAGATCAAGCAAGTCATTGCCTACGCCACCGACCGTGGCATCCGCGTATTGCCTGAGTTCGACATGCCTGGCCACACCACAACGTGGATGGTTGCCTATCCCGAACTCGGCAGCCGCAAGCCCGGCGCAACTTACACCATCGCTGACAGCAACGGAGTGAAAGACCCTGTCTTCGATCCGACGAAGGAATCCACCTATAAGTTCCTCGACGCCTACTTCGCGGAGATGACTGCACTCTTTCCTGACGAGTACATGCACATTGGCGGCGACGAGAACAACGGCAAGGACTGGGGCGCGAACGCCGACATCCAGGCCTACATGAAGGCGCACAACATCCCCACCACGGCCGCGTTGCAAACAGCCTTCAATCACCGCCTGCAAACCATCGTGACCAAGTACCACAAGAAAATGGTCGGTTGGGACGAGATCCTGCAGCCCGATCTACCGCCTGACGTCATCATTCAGAACTGGCACGGTCCCGAGTTCTTGATCAATGCCGCGAAACAGGGGCATCAGGGCTTCCTCTCGCAACCGTTCTATCTGGACCATATGCGTTCTGCGGAAGAGGTCTACTCCTACGACCCCATCCCTGCAGGCAGCAACCTCACACCAGCGCAGGCCAAACTGGTACTCGGAGGCGAAATCTGCATGTGGGGTGAGCAGGTGGACGACCTCGCCATTGACTCGCGTATCTGGCCACGTGGTGCCGTTATTGCAGAACGCTTCTGGTCCCCTGCCACCACACGCGACGTAGCCGACATGTACCGCCGCCTCGGCCCTATGCAGCTTCGTCTTGACGCTCTCGGCCTGCAAAACATAAGCGGCCCCCAGCGCGGCCTCCGCCAACTCGCAGGACCGAACCCGGTGGAGCAACAGGCGCTCGCCACCTTTGACTCCGTACTGCAACCCGTCGACTTCCATGAGCGCTATGCGGAGCAGCACACCGGCCCATCGACGCCCTTCGGTCGTCTCGTCGACTTCACCGTGCCTGACCCGCCGATGCGCTACGAGTTTGCCGCTGCGGTCAACGAGTACCTTCATTCCGCAGACAAGTCACGGCGTATGATCCGTGCAAATCAACTAAGTCACACGTTTTTACGTTGGCGTGAGGCTTCCATGGCTGTGGACAGACTTGCGCAAAATAGCCCGCTCATCGCGGAAGAAGTCGAACGTCGTCGTCAGTTTCGTGCCATCGCGGAGATGGGACTGAGTGCCGTGTTAACGATGCAGGCGAACAAGCCCGCTGAGGCAGATTGGCTCAGCGCCCAGAAACAAGTCTTAACAGATGCAGCAAAGCACACCGAGCTAGTCGACTTCGTTATTCTCAAGCCACTCAACGACCTCGTAGAAGCCACACAGGCCCCGTAG
- a CDS encoding ABC transporter ATP-binding protein, whose amino-acid sequence MLAAANPIVVVKDLTKSYTTGTGTLTLFRDLSFTVATGEMLAIIGASGAGKSTLLHMLAAMDSPTSGDVLIDGTSLASLKPAEQADFRNRTIGYVWQAHYLLPEFTAEENVAMPLLARGESQPEAHEKARRWLTEVGLAARASHRSGELSGGEQQRVSLARALVTEPKLLLADEPTGNLDAATGDSIFDLLRRLHATHGTTTVMVTHNHQIAARCDRTLVLHEGHLIPSEIPA is encoded by the coding sequence ATGCTCGCCGCTGCCAACCCGATCGTTGTCGTAAAAGACCTCACCAAGAGCTACACCACAGGCACCGGCACACTCACCCTCTTCCGTGATCTCAGCTTCACCGTCGCCACCGGTGAAATGCTCGCCATCATCGGCGCAAGCGGCGCGGGCAAATCCACGCTGCTGCACATGCTCGCAGCCATGGATAGCCCCACCTCTGGCGACGTCCTCATCGACGGCACTTCCCTTGCCTCGCTCAAACCCGCCGAGCAGGCTGACTTCCGCAACCGCACCATCGGATACGTCTGGCAGGCACACTACCTGCTGCCGGAGTTCACTGCGGAAGAGAACGTGGCGATGCCGCTGCTGGCCCGTGGCGAATCACAGCCGGAGGCCCATGAGAAGGCCCGCCGCTGGCTGACGGAAGTGGGCCTTGCAGCCCGCGCCAGCCATCGTTCCGGCGAACTCTCCGGCGGCGAGCAGCAGCGCGTCTCCCTGGCCCGTGCGCTGGTTACGGAGCCGAAGCTGCTACTGGCGGACGAGCCCACCGGTAACCTCGACGCCGCCACCGGCGACTCCATCTTTGATCTGCTCCGTCGCCTGCACGCTACCCATGGCACAACCACCGTTATGGTCACGCACAACCACCAGATCGCCGCCCGCTGCGACCGAACTCTGGTTCTGCACGAGGGACATCTGATCCCGTCTGAAATACCCGCCTAG
- a CDS encoding ATP-dependent Clp protease ATP-binding subunit: MFERYTEKARRVIFFARYEASQFGSPYIETEHLLLGLLREDKALTNRFLRSHASVESIRKQIEGHTTIREKVSTSVDLPLSNECKRVLAYAAEEAERLSHKHIGTEHLLLGLLREEKCFAAEILMERGLRLPTIREELQRTTQEKPTPQASSSKQQRQQQQNGEQSMLAEFSRDLTQAAMDQQLDPLVGRDGEVERVIQILCRRTKNNPVLIGEPGVGKTAIVEGLAQKIADGEVPSFLADKRVLSLDLSLIVAGTKYRGQFEERLKTIMKELMENQNSIVFIDELHTLVGAGSAEGSLDAANILKPALSRGEIQCIGATTPAEFRKSIEKDRSLERRFQAVKVPPPNEEDAIKIIMGIKEKYEKFHAVTYTDDAITYSVTHSNRYIPDRFLPDKAIDLIDEAGARVKLRQTTLPEELTEVQKRIKFIVHRMENAIANHEFEKARFYSDEERKERENLRALRERYHLDDSSAGVVTKEDIEDVVSRWTGVPITSLKEEEQQKLLRVEEELHKRVISQDKAISALSRAIRRSRAGLKNPSRPIGSFLFLGPTGVGKTEMARTLAQFLFGSDKALIRFDMSEFMEKHSVSKLIGSPPGYVGYEEGGQLTERVKRQPYSVVLLDEVEKAHPDVFNLLLQVFEDGHLTDGLGNTVDFKNTILIMTSNIGAKHLMKREGLGFQSNKDEVVLEKMEEMVKGEVKRTFNPEFINRLDEIIVFTALSDSDLMQILELLVQTLNTNLVHKAITISVNDDAKKWILDKTLTDRSYGARPLRRALQRYIEDPLSEALIAGQITARPAFLEVYLDNNQLFYRPVAQEGEEQAEGAALAIM, from the coding sequence ATGTTCGAGCGTTATACCGAAAAAGCGCGGCGCGTTATCTTCTTCGCGCGCTACGAAGCAAGCCAGTTCGGCTCACCTTACATTGAGACGGAGCACCTTCTTCTTGGCCTGCTCCGCGAAGACAAGGCGCTGACCAACCGGTTCCTCCGTTCGCACGCATCGGTGGAATCCATCCGCAAACAGATTGAAGGTCACACCACCATTCGCGAGAAGGTGTCGACGTCGGTCGACCTGCCGCTCTCGAACGAGTGCAAGCGGGTCCTCGCCTACGCTGCGGAAGAAGCCGAGCGTCTTTCGCACAAGCACATCGGCACGGAGCATCTGCTCCTCGGTTTGCTGCGCGAAGAGAAGTGCTTCGCTGCGGAAATCCTGATGGAACGCGGCCTGCGCCTGCCCACCATCCGCGAGGAATTGCAGCGCACAACACAGGAAAAGCCCACCCCGCAGGCATCGTCCAGCAAGCAGCAGCGCCAGCAGCAGCAGAACGGCGAGCAGTCCATGCTGGCTGAGTTCTCGCGCGACCTGACGCAGGCCGCCATGGACCAGCAGCTTGACCCGCTGGTAGGCCGCGACGGCGAAGTGGAACGCGTCATCCAGATCCTCTGCCGCCGCACCAAGAACAATCCGGTGCTCATCGGCGAACCCGGCGTTGGTAAGACCGCCATCGTCGAAGGCCTTGCGCAGAAGATTGCTGACGGCGAAGTCCCCAGCTTCCTGGCGGACAAGCGCGTCCTCTCGCTCGATCTGTCGCTGATCGTCGCTGGCACCAAGTACCGCGGCCAGTTTGAAGAGCGTCTGAAGACCATCATGAAAGAGCTGATGGAGAATCAGAACTCCATCGTCTTCATCGACGAACTGCACACTCTCGTAGGCGCAGGCTCTGCGGAAGGATCGCTGGACGCTGCCAACATCCTCAAGCCTGCACTCTCGCGCGGCGAGATTCAATGCATCGGCGCCACCACGCCTGCGGAATTCCGCAAGAGCATCGAAAAGGATCGCTCACTGGAACGCCGTTTCCAGGCTGTGAAGGTGCCGCCTCCGAACGAAGAAGATGCCATCAAGATCATCATGGGCATCAAGGAGAAGTACGAGAAGTTCCACGCCGTCACCTACACCGACGATGCGATCACTTACTCGGTCACGCACTCCAATCGCTACATCCCGGATCGTTTCCTGCCGGACAAGGCCATCGATCTGATCGACGAGGCTGGTGCGCGCGTAAAGCTGCGTCAAACCACGCTTCCCGAAGAGCTCACCGAAGTTCAGAAGCGCATCAAGTTCATCGTGCACCGCATGGAAAACGCCATCGCGAACCACGAGTTTGAGAAGGCGCGCTTCTACTCTGACGAAGAGCGTAAAGAGCGTGAAAACCTCCGCGCACTCCGCGAGCGCTACCACCTCGACGACTCCTCGGCAGGCGTCGTTACCAAGGAAGATATTGAGGACGTGGTCAGCCGCTGGACCGGCGTGCCCATCACTTCACTCAAGGAAGAAGAGCAGCAGAAGCTGCTTCGCGTGGAAGAGGAGCTGCACAAGCGCGTTATCTCGCAGGACAAGGCCATCAGCGCCCTATCCCGCGCGATCCGCCGCTCCCGTGCAGGCCTCAAGAATCCCTCGCGCCCCATCGGTTCGTTCCTCTTCCTAGGCCCCACCGGCGTCGGCAAGACGGAAATGGCACGCACTCTGGCCCAGTTCCTCTTCGGGTCAGACAAAGCGCTTATCCGCTTCGATATGTCGGAGTTCATGGAGAAGCATTCCGTCAGCAAGCTGATCGGTTCGCCTCCGGGATACGTGGGTTACGAGGAGGGTGGCCAGCTCACCGAGCGCGTCAAGCGTCAGCCCTACTCCGTCGTACTGCTCGACGAAGTCGAAAAGGCGCATCCGGATGTCTTCAACCTGCTGCTGCAGGTCTTTGAAGACGGCCACCTGACCGACGGCCTCGGCAACACGGTCGACTTCAAGAACACGATCCTCATCATGACGTCGAACATCGGCGCTAAGCACCTCATGAAGCGTGAGGGCCTCGGCTTCCAATCGAACAAGGATGAGGTTGTGCTCGAGAAGATGGAGGAGATGGTGAAGGGCGAAGTCAAGCGCACCTTCAACCCCGAATTCATCAACCGTCTCGACGAGATCATCGTCTTCACGGCACTCTCTGACAGCGACCTGATGCAGATCCTAGAACTGCTGGTGCAGACCCTGAACACCAACCTGGTGCACAAGGCCATCACCATCAGCGTCAACGACGACGCGAAGAAGTGGATCCTCGACAAGACGCTTACAGACCGCAGCTACGGAGCACGTCCGCTCCGCCGCGCTCTGCAACGTTACATCGAAGACCCGCTCTCGGAAGCGCTCATCGCGGGCCAGATCACGGCACGCCCAGCCTTCCTCGAGGTCTACCTCGATAACAACCAACTCTTCTACCGTCCTGTTGCGCAGGAAGGCGAAGAGCAGGCTGAAGGCGCCGCACTCGCCATCATGTAG